The Novosphingobium terrae genome segment CGCCCGTCGATAAAGCCTTCCTTGCCCAGCGACGCGATGGTGGCGATCTGCTGATCATCGATGAAGTTCTTGAGGTCTCCCGCCTTCTCGAAATCGACCTGCGCCGTGAAGAAGGTGGCGCTGGCCACGCGGTCCGCCGCGCCGCGCCGCGCCAGAATCGCCAGCGTGGCCGCCAGCGTGGTGCCTGCCACGCAATAGCCGATGGTGTGGACGCTGGGCACCTTCAGCCTCTCGCGGATCACCTCGATCGCTTCGAGCTGGCAGGCGATATAATGGTCCCACGTCACCTCGGCCATCGAGGCGTCAGCCGATTTCCAGCTCACCATAAAGGTGGTGATCCCCTGATCCACCGCCCATTTGACGAAGCTCTTCTGCGGGCTGAGGTCCAGAATGTAGAAGCGGTTGATCCATGGCGGGAAGATCACCAGCGGGATCTGCCCCACCTGCTCGGTGCTGGGGCTGTACTGGATCAGCTGGAACATCGGGTGTTCAAACACCACCTTGCCCGGCGTGGCGGCGATGCTCTCACCCACGGTGAAAGCGTGATTGTCGGTATGCGTGAGCTGCCCGCGCCGCAGATCGTCGAGCAGATGGGAGAAGCCCTTGATCAGGCTCTCGCCCTTGGTCTCCAGCGCGCGCTGCATGACGATGGGGTTGGTCAGCGGGAAATGGTCGGGGCTCAGTGCATCGAGCAGGGCGCGGGTGGCGAAGCGCAGCTGCTCCTTCTTGATCGGATCGACGCCTTCCACCGCATCGGCCATGGCAGTGATCTCTTCGGCCACCATCAGATAGGCCTGATGGATCAGCGCGAAGAAGGGATTGTCGCGCCAGCGCGGATCGGCAAAGCGCTTGTCTTCCCGGGGCAGCTCCACCGGCTGGTCCTTGGTGCCAAGGCCATATTGGCTGACCATCTTGCCCCACAGGTTCAGACTGTCGGTCCACAGCTTCTGCTGCACGGCGGGGCGCGCCAGCGGCGAGAGGTTGAACCAGCCCTCCATCAGCCCCATCCAGCTGGCCGGATCGGACATGGTGGGGATGGCGGGCTTTTCGGCGGTCAGCTTGCGGGCCTGCTCGTTCTGGAAATCGAGCCACATGGTCTGCAGCTTGCCCATGATCTCGGCCCAGTGGGCAGCGTCCTGCGGGCTGGAGAAGGGCAGCGACAGGCCGGGCATCACCGAATCGAGCCATTGCTGCCCGGCCTGGGTGGGCAGCTTGACCATCGTGTCGATCATTTGGGAAAAGATATCGCCGGACGTCGTATCAGTCGGGGCTTTGGTCACCATTGGGGATGCTTCCTCACAGGATTGCCGCAGGACTTCCGGGCTGATGCTAGCGGCCTGAACGGGGGATGGAAGTGCTTCCTGCGTTTCGGCAATTTTTTTGCCTCGCTCTCTCGCCTTCGCAGCGAATCTGGCGCATGGGGTCAGTCATCGTTCCGCAATCTTGCGGAGCGCATTGGGGCGCCGGTGAGGCGCCGCCCCACAATCTTCATCCCAGCGCCTCCAGGAAAGGTCCGATGTCCGAAGAATTCTACCGCATGAAGCGACTGCCGCCCTATGTCATCGCCGAAGTCAACGGCATGCGGGCCGCAGCACGCGCAGCCGGTAAGGACATCATCGACCTCGGCATGGGCAACCCTGACCTGCCGCCGCCCGCCCATGTGATCGACAAGCTGTGCGAAGTGGCGCAGAAGCCCAGCGCGCATGGCTATTCGGCCTCCAAGGGCATTCCCGGCGTGCGCAAGGCTCAGGCCAATTATTATGGCCGCCGCTTCGGCGTGGAGCTGGACCCCGAGACCGAGGTCGTGATGACCATGGGTTCGAAGGAAGGTCTGGCCAGCATGGCCACGGCGATCACATCGCCGGGCGATGTGGTGCTGGCGCCCAATCCGTCCTACCCGATTCACACCTTCGGCTTCATCATCGCCGGGGCGACGATCCGCAGCGTGCCGACCACGCCGGATGAGCGCTATTGGGAATCGCTGGACCGCGCCATGGCCTTCACCGTGCCGCGCCCCTCGATCCTGATCGTGAACTATCCCTCCAACCCCACGGCGGAAACCGTCGATCTGGCCTTCTATGAGCGGCTGGTGGCCTGGGCCAAGGAGAACAAGGTCTGGATTCTGTCCGATCTGGCCTATTCCGAACTGTATTACGACGGCAAGCCGACGGTCAGCATCCTGCAGGTGCCGGGCGCCAAGGATGTGGCGGTGGAGTTCACCTCCATGTCCAAGACCTTCAGCATGGCCGGCTGGCGCGTGGGCTTTGCGGTGGGCAACCAGCGGCTGATCGCGGCGTTGACCCGCGTGAAGTCCTACCTCGATTACGGCGCCTTCACCCCGATTCAGGCGGCGGCCTGTGCCGCGCTGAACGGTCCGCAGGATATCGTGGAGGCCAATCGCGTGCTGTATCAAAAGCGCCGCGACGTGATGGTCGATGCCTTTGGCCGTGCGGGCTGGGATATTCCTTCGCCCAAGGCTTCCATGTTCGCATGGGCGCCGCTGCCGCCTGCCTTGGCGCATATGGGATCGCTGGAGTTCTCCAAGCAGTTGCTGACTCATGCCGATGTCGCCGTGGCGCCGGGCGTGGGTTACGGCGAGGATGGCGAGGGCTTCGTGCGTATCGCCATGGTGGAGAACGAGCAGCGGCTCCGTCAGGCCGCGCGCAACATCAAGCGCTATCTGCAGAGCATGGGCGTGAACACGCCCAGCACCAAAAGCGCCTGATCAAGGTCTGAAACGATAAAAGGGGGCGGGTGACCATCGGGTCGCCCGCCCTTTTCGTGTCAGATGCCCAGAACCTGCCGGTTCCATTCCGCCAGATTGTAATAGACGCTGATGCGGCTGATCAGCCCGTTGCGCATGGTGAAGAAGGCCCCCGCAGGCAGGATGTAACGCTGCCCCGTGGCAGGCGGCAGGCCTTCATCGGTCACCAGATATTTGCCGTGGACGGTGAACTCCGCCGCGGCCCGGCTGCCATCGTGATTGGTCATGATGGTCAGATCGGCCAGCTGCTCGGCATAGCAGCGGTCCATATGGGCCAGAAAGGCCTCGAAGGGGTGCTTGCCCAGCTGCCGCTCGCACTGGTTGATGTCATGCGCCACATCCTCTGTCAGGCAGGCCAGCATGGCGGACCGGTCTCTGGCGTTGAAGGCGGCGTAGTAACGCTCGATCAGGGCGATGGTCATGGCCTCGGACAAGAAGGCCTTGGGCGGGGCGCTGGGCAGGCTGTTCATGCCATTAGAAGACGACGACGGAGCGGATGCTTTTACCCTCATGCATCAGGGTGAAGGCATCGTTGATCTCTTCCAGCCCCATGACATGGGTGATCATGGGATCGATCTCGATCTTGCCCTGCATGTACATGTCGACGATCTTGGGCACATCGGTGCGGCCCTTCGCCCCGCCGAACGCGGTACCGCGCCAGTTGCGGCCTGTCACCAGCTGGAAGGGGCGCGTTTCGATGGTCTTGCCAGCCTCGGCCACGCCGATGATGATGCTGGTGCCCCAGCCGCGATGGCAGGCTTCCAGAGCGGTGCGCATGACTTCGGTGTTGCCGGTGGCGTCGAAGGTGTAATCGGCGCCGCCATCGGTCATCAGCACGATTTTCGCGACGATGTCCTCGCGGCTCATGCCCTTGGTGTTGAGGAAATCGGTCATGCCGAAGCGGCGGCCCCATTCCTCGCGGTCGGGGTTGATATCGACGCCGATGATCTTGTTGGCCCCTGCCAGACGCGCGCCCTGAATAACGTTCAGACCAATGCCGCCCAGACCAAAGATCACCACATTGTCGCCCACCTGCACCTTGGCGGTGTTCACCACCGCGCCCACGCCCGTGGTGACGCCGCAGCCGATGTAGCAGCTGGACTGGAACGGCGCATCCTCACGGATCTTGGCCACGGCGATCTCTGGCAGCACGGTGAAGTTGCTGAAGGTCGAGCAGCCCATATAGTGGAAGATCGGCTGGCCCTTGTAAGAAAAGCGCGTGGTGCCGTCGGGCATCAAGCCCTTGCCCTGCGTGGCGCGGATCGCGGTGCAGAGGTTGGTCTTGCCCGAGAGGCAGCTTTTGCACTGGCGGCATTCGGGCGTGTAGAGCGGGATCACATGGTCGCCGGGCTTCACATAGGTGACGCCCGGGCCAACCTCGCGCACAATCCCTGCGCCCTCATGGCCGAGGATCGAGGGGAAGATGCCCTCGGAATCGAAGCCGTCCAGCGTGTAGGCATCGGTGTGGCAGATGCCCGTCGCCATGATCTCGACCAGCACTTCGCCCGCCTTGGGGCCTTCCAGATCGACTTCCACGATCTCCAGCGGCTTCTTGGCTTCAAAGGCGACGGCGGCGCGGGTCTTCATGGGACATATCTCCGGCAGGGTATGGTTCGGCAGGGCAGGCCCTGAGCGTCGGGAATGATAGGGGCAGGGAGCAGACCTGTCACCCCGGCGGGGCACGACATGACTTTGCGAAAAAATGCGCAAGGATTCGGCTTGCATTGTAGAAAGCCCCTCGCTAGGAGCGCCGAACCACGCTTTCTACGCGATCTGGCCCGATGGCGGAGTGGTTACGCACCGGACTGCAAATCCGTTTACGCCGGTTCGATTCCGGCTCGGGCCTCCACCCCTTGTTGATCGCAATTGGCAAAAATATTGACTTTTTGCCCTATATTACCTATCTGGCGAGAGCGGTTGCCATCCGCCTGAGAGGAAGCGATGCCCGGTTACGATCCGCGTGCCATTGCCAATGAGTTCATCAAGCTCTCAGGCAATCGGCCCTTCAACCAGATGTGGTTGCAGAAGCTCGTCTATATGGCGAACGGGTGGAATCTGGCCATCAACCACAAACCCCTCACCGATGCCCGCATCGAGGCATGGGATGGCGGCCCGGTCTATCGCAAGATCTGGAACCACTTGCGCGATTACGGCTATGATGCCGATAGCAAGCTGCTCTGCCGCCCCAGCGATGGTCCCTTTGAGGCGCCGCTCTCGCAGGAAGAGCGCGATGTGATCGAGCATGTCTGGAAGCGCTATGGCGATTACAGCGGCAATGAACTGTCGCAGATGACCCACCAGAGCGGCACGCCCTGGAGCAACACCTATTTCGGGCGCGGGCGCAACGCCGTCCTCGATGAAGGCGAGATTCAACGTCACTTCGTAGATCTGGCCCTTGCCGGACGACAGTAACCTTCCTCAGGTCACCCTGCATGACATTGACACCGCCCCCATCGGGGAGGTGCCTTCGCGCGATCCCGTGCCGGTGTCCGAAAGCGATCTGCGCGATGCTCTGGCGCGGGTCAGCAATGAGAAGGAAGCGCTGCGGCAAGAGCTGGATGCGACGCGCAAGCATGTCCGCACCATCCAGATTCTCGATGAGCTGATCGAGCCCTATGCGCGCAAATCCTTCACCTTCATGTGCGTCTATTGCGGTGTGGTGGCGCTGATCCTGCTGCTGGACGGCTGTCAGGTCACCGGTTTCAAGCTGCCTGATGAGGTGCTGAAATATCTGGTGGGCAGCACTGCCACCACAGTCATCGGTCTGGTCGGCATGGTGCTGACGGGCATTTTCGTCGGCGCGCGGCGGCGCGAGGATTGATCCCTCAAAGCGGCTTTTCGCAGCCCGGTTTGGGCAGAGACAATGCGGGATTGGTCAGAAAACCCTGATCGGTCAGCGCGGTGAGAAAGGCCTCGATCGCCGCCTGATCAGGGGCGCCATAATGCAGCCCATGGCGTGCGATGGCAGCGGCCAGAGTCGGGCTGGCGCCATCGTGGAAATAGGGCGCCGTCACCATCACATTGCGCAGCGATGGGGTGCGGAAGGCGCCCTTGTCCTCCGCCTTGCCGGTCACCTCGAACACACCCAGATCGCGCGGCTGGGGTGCTTCCAGCGCGTGAAAGCGCAGATCGGTGAAGTCCGGCCCGGCATGGCATCCGGCACAATCGCGGCGGATGATCTTTTGCCCCGTGCGGGCCTGAACAGACAAGGCACCCCGGTCATAGGGGCTGCTGCGTGAGATCAGCATGGCCTCGAAACTGCCCAGCGCTTCGGCCATGCGGTCATAGGTCAAAGAGCCATCCGTGGCGGGAAAAGCCTGCGCAAACAGCATGCGATAGCAGGGATTGGCCGAGAGGCGTTTGATGATCTCGCCCTCCTGACCCTTCATGCCCATTTCCACCGGATGCGTGCCCAGCACCGGCACTGAAACTTGCCCTGCCAGCGTTGTCTGGCGCGGATCGGCCCATGTCAGCGGCGAGAACAGGCCCACATTGCCCAGCCCCGGTACATTGCGCCGCCCCGGCTCATCGGTGACGCCGGGATGCGTGCGGTTGCCATCGGCAAAGGCATGGAACTGCTCATGGCAGGTGGCACAGGCCATGGTGCCATCGCGTGAGAGGTCGGCATCATAGAACAGGCGGCGGCCCAACTCGACTCGCGCGGTGTTTTCGCTCTGCCGCAGCTGCCCGGCCAGCGCTGCCGTGCCCAATGTCAGCAGGGCCAGCGCCAGCAACCTCTTGCTTCTCACGGCAGGGCGACAGTCAGCACGCGGATCGTATCCTGCCCATTGGCCGAGACCTGCACCGTGTAATGCCCCGGCTTCAGCGCGAAATCGACCATCTTGCGGATGCCGCTGCAGTCCGGCCCATGCCCATGCGCTACCGAGCGCTGAGCCCCATCGGCCCCCACCACATCCAGCCACGCCCCCGAGGACAGCGCGATGCGGTAATTGCCCGCCTGAGTCACCTCCAGCGCCATCACCCCGCCATGGCTGACCGAGCCGCCCGGCTTTTCCGGCTGCAGCGGATAGGTCACCGCAGGTGTGGGCAGCAGCGCAATCTGTGCCGCCTGCCCGGCCTTCAGCAGCGCGGCATGCGTGCCATCGGCCCCGGCGGTCAGCGGAGTCGGGCTGGTCCAGGGTGCCAGCGCGCCGGTGGGCGCAACGGGCGCGGTGCAGGCCGGCGCGGCCGGCGGCATGGCAGGGGACGGGGTGCCATCCTGCGCGCAGACAGGTGCGGCCAGCATCAGGCAACCGGCGGCCAGCGGAATGAGGGGAAAGCGCATCGAACCTCCGAAGACAGGCTGGGCTGCCACCATGAACAGTTGTATAGGATCATAGGGCAGGCCGGTGCCGAAAGGCCATAGCGGCGGACAAGAAAGATGCGTTCGGGCACCCTTCGCCCGGGCCTATACCTTGGTCTGAGCGGACCAGACTTTAGGCCGTAGGCGGCTTGTCTTCGCAGGGTCCGGGGCGCAGGGCCTTGGTCATAAGATCATCGCTTGAGGAGTGCCGTTTCGTGACCCGTATCGCCAATCCCGCCCTGCGTGCCAAAGTGACCAGCGCGGCGCAAGCCGCCGCCATGATCCGCCCCGGCGACACGGTGGGCATGAGCGGCTTCACCGGCTCGGGCTATCCCAAGGCCGTGCCCATCGCCCTGGCCGAGCGCATCGAGGCCGCCCATGCCGCCGGAGACGATTTCCGCGTCCGCGTCTGGACCGGCGCCTCGACCGGGCCGGAGCTGGATGCGGCGCTGGCCAAGGTGGACGGCATCGAATTCCGCCTGCCCTACAACTCCGACCCCATCGCCCGCGAAAAGATCAACAGCGGCAAGATGGACTATTTCGACATGCACCTGTCACAGGTCGCGCCGATGGCGTGGCAGGGCTTCCTCGGCAAGCTGGATGTCGCGCTGGTCGAGGTGACGGGGATCACGCCGGACGGCTTGCTGATCCCCTCCTCCTCGGTGGGCAACAACAAGACCTGGCTGGACCGCGCCGACAAGGTCATCCTTGAGGTCAACAGCTGGCAGTCCCCCGCGCTGGAGGGCATCCACGACATCTATTACGGCACCCAGCTCCCCCCGCAGCGCGTGCCCATTCCCCTGCTGCGCGCCGACGACCGCATCGGCTCGAACTATTTCACGGTAGACCCCGCCAAGGTGGTCGCCGTGGTGGAAACCGACGCGCCCGACCGCAACCTGCCCTTCAGCGCGCCGGATGCCTCGGCCAATGCCATCGCCGCCCATCTGATGGAGTTCTTCGCCCA includes the following:
- a CDS encoding cytochrome-c peroxidase; protein product: MLALALLTLGTAALAGQLRQSENTARVELGRRLFYDADLSRDGTMACATCHEQFHAFADGNRTHPGVTDEPGRRNVPGLGNVGLFSPLTWADPRQTTLAGQVSVPVLGTHPVEMGMKGQEGEIIKRLSANPCYRMLFAQAFPATDGSLTYDRMAEALGSFEAMLISRSSPYDRGALSVQARTGQKIIRRDCAGCHAGPDFTDLRFHALEAPQPRDLGVFEVTGKAEDKGAFRTPSLRNVMVTAPYFHDGASPTLAAAIARHGLHYGAPDQAAIEAFLTALTDQGFLTNPALSLPKPGCEKPL
- a CDS encoding LL-diaminopimelate aminotransferase → MSEEFYRMKRLPPYVIAEVNGMRAAARAAGKDIIDLGMGNPDLPPPAHVIDKLCEVAQKPSAHGYSASKGIPGVRKAQANYYGRRFGVELDPETEVVMTMGSKEGLASMATAITSPGDVVLAPNPSYPIHTFGFIIAGATIRSVPTTPDERYWESLDRAMAFTVPRPSILIVNYPSNPTAETVDLAFYERLVAWAKENKVWILSDLAYSELYYDGKPTVSILQVPGAKDVAVEFTSMSKTFSMAGWRVGFAVGNQRLIAALTRVKSYLDYGAFTPIQAAACAALNGPQDIVEANRVLYQKRRDVMVDAFGRAGWDIPSPKASMFAWAPLPPALAHMGSLEFSKQLLTHADVAVAPGVGYGEDGEGFVRIAMVENEQRLRQAARNIKRYLQSMGVNTPSTKSA
- a CDS encoding Panacea domain-containing protein, with amino-acid sequence MPGYDPRAIANEFIKLSGNRPFNQMWLQKLVYMANGWNLAINHKPLTDARIEAWDGGPVYRKIWNHLRDYGYDADSKLLCRPSDGPFEAPLSQEERDVIEHVWKRYGDYSGNELSQMTHQSGTPWSNTYFGRGRNAVLDEGEIQRHFVDLALAGRQ
- a CDS encoding S-(hydroxymethyl)glutathione dehydrogenase/class III alcohol dehydrogenase; translation: MKTRAAVAFEAKKPLEIVEVDLEGPKAGEVLVEIMATGICHTDAYTLDGFDSEGIFPSILGHEGAGIVREVGPGVTYVKPGDHVIPLYTPECRQCKSCLSGKTNLCTAIRATQGKGLMPDGTTRFSYKGQPIFHYMGCSTFSNFTVLPEIAVAKIREDAPFQSSCYIGCGVTTGVGAVVNTAKVQVGDNVVIFGLGGIGLNVIQGARLAGANKIIGVDINPDREEWGRRFGMTDFLNTKGMSREDIVAKIVLMTDGGADYTFDATGNTEVMRTALEACHRGWGTSIIIGVAEAGKTIETRPFQLVTGRNWRGTAFGGAKGRTDVPKIVDMYMQGKIEIDPMITHVMGLEEINDAFTLMHEGKSIRSVVVF
- a CDS encoding ketosteroid isomerase-related protein, with amino-acid sequence MNSLPSAPPKAFLSEAMTIALIERYYAAFNARDRSAMLACLTEDVAHDINQCERQLGKHPFEAFLAHMDRCYAEQLADLTIMTNHDGSRAAAEFTVHGKYLVTDEGLPPATGQRYILPAGAFFTMRNGLISRISVYYNLAEWNRQVLGI
- a CDS encoding PHA/PHB synthase family protein, producing the protein MVKLPTQAGQQWLDSVMPGLSLPFSSPQDAAHWAEIMGKLQTMWLDFQNEQARKLTAEKPAIPTMSDPASWMGLMEGWFNLSPLARPAVQQKLWTDSLNLWGKMVSQYGLGTKDQPVELPREDKRFADPRWRDNPFFALIHQAYLMVAEEITAMADAVEGVDPIKKEQLRFATRALLDALSPDHFPLTNPIVMQRALETKGESLIKGFSHLLDDLRRGQLTHTDNHAFTVGESIAATPGKVVFEHPMFQLIQYSPSTEQVGQIPLVIFPPWINRFYILDLSPQKSFVKWAVDQGITTFMVSWKSADASMAEVTWDHYIACQLEAIEVIRERLKVPSVHTIGYCVAGTTLAATLAILARRGAADRVASATFFTAQVDFEKAGDLKNFIDDQQIATIASLGKEGFIDGRYLAATFNLLRPNDLIWSYVVNNYLMGNDYRPFDLLYWNGDTTNLPAKWHHAYLCDLYRDNRLAQPDSLEALGTPIDLGDITTPCYIQAGREDHIAPPESVWRMNALLPHADKQFVLAGSGHIAGVVNPPAARKYQYWTHEGPAHTLDDFIAGAKETAGSWWPHWRAWLAQHDSATVPAKGKRAPGGRGDSVIEDAPGRYVRER